The proteins below are encoded in one region of Peribacillus muralis:
- a CDS encoding FTR1 family iron permease, whose translation MNVFKWKSGIVVLIISLLFIMPGVRMVSAGENHDQLFVYIGDSLMKVKSGEVGQVSKNIDSFEKDWETIKTDSEGAKKVSKELQSVKSALKDEASTAEIKKRLSALSSALVTYDTNENPVDKTDYKKRIQSLLPLIDELDASIAAKDFDQANVQYANLLNQWTEAEVVVREKSVAAYGEIETKMAFVRIAITQDPPDQEKGKKNVAELKGLMEDFLAGKVEKESKKTTYSLTDVTQLLQGSVRNIEKDDIGSAVDRLNEVLTIWPNVEGEVSTRDSKLYSDMETKVPTAISLLQSKNIKAEEAKAIVADLNTRLLPLIDDTSYTTWDAALILLREGLEALLIVATLLSFLNKIGQADKQKWIWAGVGAGLAASSILAVIINIVFSQITAASSREYIEGITGIIAVLMMLTIGIWLHSKSNVHAWNRYINKQMNEAIATGSIISFALISFLSIFREGAETIIFYAGMAPYMDIKQLISGILLAFLILVVIGIIMLRYSVKLPMTIFFKVATLLIYALAFKILGVSIHSLQVSQVIPTNVISPFPFIEAIGLYPTIETLMPQAVLILLIIFAAYWVKKSNSLRTSG comes from the coding sequence ATGAACGTTTTTAAATGGAAGAGCGGGATAGTGGTTTTGATCATCAGTCTTTTATTTATTATGCCTGGTGTCAGAATGGTCTCGGCAGGTGAAAATCACGATCAGCTTTTTGTTTATATTGGCGATAGTTTAATGAAGGTAAAATCCGGCGAAGTTGGGCAGGTATCGAAAAACATCGATTCATTCGAGAAAGATTGGGAAACGATTAAAACGGACAGCGAAGGTGCGAAGAAAGTAAGCAAAGAGCTGCAATCCGTAAAAAGTGCCTTGAAAGATGAAGCGTCAACGGCTGAAATCAAAAAACGGCTTTCGGCATTATCAAGTGCGCTTGTCACCTATGACACGAACGAAAACCCCGTTGACAAGACGGACTATAAAAAACGGATACAATCTCTTCTGCCTTTAATAGATGAGCTGGACGCTTCGATAGCGGCAAAGGACTTCGATCAAGCTAACGTCCAATATGCCAACCTGCTGAATCAGTGGACAGAAGCGGAGGTTGTGGTCAGGGAAAAAAGTGTGGCTGCATATGGCGAGATTGAAACGAAAATGGCGTTTGTGCGGATTGCGATTACACAAGATCCTCCCGATCAGGAAAAAGGCAAGAAAAATGTAGCTGAATTAAAAGGACTAATGGAGGATTTCCTCGCTGGCAAAGTGGAAAAAGAAAGCAAGAAGACCACCTATTCACTTACAGATGTAACGCAGCTGCTCCAAGGAAGTGTAAGGAATATTGAAAAAGACGACATTGGTTCGGCCGTTGATCGTTTAAATGAAGTTTTAACGATTTGGCCTAATGTCGAAGGGGAGGTCTCTACAAGGGACAGCAAGCTTTACAGTGATATGGAAACGAAAGTCCCTACCGCCATCAGCCTCCTGCAATCGAAGAATATAAAGGCGGAGGAAGCAAAGGCGATCGTAGCTGATTTAAACACAAGATTACTGCCTTTGATTGATGATACAAGTTATACAACTTGGGATGCTGCACTGATTCTGTTAAGAGAAGGACTGGAAGCGCTCTTGATTGTAGCCACATTATTATCTTTCCTGAACAAAATCGGGCAAGCGGACAAGCAGAAATGGATTTGGGCAGGGGTTGGAGCGGGTTTAGCTGCCAGTTCCATATTAGCTGTCATCATCAACATCGTATTCTCACAGATCACGGCTGCATCTAGTCGGGAATATATCGAGGGAATCACTGGAATAATAGCAGTATTGATGATGTTGACGATTGGCATTTGGCTTCATAGTAAATCGAATGTCCATGCATGGAACCGATATATAAACAAGCAAATGAACGAGGCCATCGCGACGGGAAGCATCATCTCATTTGCTTTAATAAGTTTTCTATCCATATTCCGTGAGGGTGCGGAGACGATTATCTTTTATGCAGGAATGGCACCTTATATGGATATAAAGCAGCTGATAAGCGGGATTTTACTTGCCTTCCTCATTTTAGTGGTGATTGGGATCATTATGCTTCGCTATAGTGTGAAATTACCGATGACCATATTCTTTAAAGTGGCGACGCTACTCATATATGCCTTAGCATTCAAGATACTCGGAGTCTCTATCCATTCGCTTCAAGTTTCCCAAGTAATACCGACGAATGTGATCAGCCCCTTCCCGTTCATTGAAGCGATAGGTCTATATCCAACGATCGAAACGCTTATGCCGCAAGCTGTTCTGATTTTGTTGATCATATTTGCTGCTTATTGGGTTAAAAAGAGTAATTCCTTACGTACTTCAGGATGA
- a CDS encoding MerR family transcriptional regulator — MANVTKRTVDYYTNLGLLKAERSASNYRYYSLGELERLRLIECYKQKNLSLEDIKELFKQDMEAASAIEETGLKLKNKMDGLNEELQEVISLLKEDEKNELLLKKQISHESMALIQSLLVLLV; from the coding sequence ATGGCGAATGTCACTAAACGAACCGTTGATTATTATACGAACCTAGGCTTGCTTAAAGCAGAACGTTCCGCCTCCAATTACCGTTACTATTCACTCGGTGAACTGGAAAGGCTTCGCCTGATCGAGTGTTATAAGCAGAAAAACCTTTCACTTGAAGATATAAAAGAATTGTTTAAGCAAGACATGGAAGCTGCATCAGCGATCGAGGAGACTGGGCTTAAGCTGAAAAATAAAATGGATGGCTTGAACGAGGAACTTCAAGAAGTGATCAGTTTGCTTAAAGAAGATGAAAAAAATGAGCTTCTTCTTAAAAAACAGATTTCCCATGAAAGCATGGCCTTAATCCAATCATTATTAGTGTTACTGGTATGA
- a CDS encoding hemolysin family protein produces MEIFIKLLAVAVLIGLTAFFVASEFAIVKVRSSRINQLIEEGHRSALAAKKVTTHIDEYLSACQLGITVTALGLGVLGEPTVEAILKPLFTKWGLEESVSHIISFVIAFGSVTFLHVVVGELAPKTVAIQKAEEVTLLFAKPLILFYRILYPFIWLLNGSARLLTGIFGLKPASESEMAHSEEELRIILSESYKSGEINQSEYKYVNQIFEFDERIANEIMVPRTEMTVIEKGMPLLEVVELIQEEQYTRYPVIDGDKDNVVGMVNIKRLYTATITEENVSALTVDSFVTPVIRVLETIAIHDLLLKMQKERIHMAVLTDEYGGTAGLVTVEDILEEIVGEIRDEFDQDERPLIQKMDEGHYLFDAKTLIEDVNDTLAIDLPEEDIDTLGGWVLTGRFEIAVGDKMEYAGYEFTVKEMDGHHVLYVEVKKIQ; encoded by the coding sequence TTGGAGATTTTTATAAAATTATTAGCAGTAGCTGTATTAATAGGATTAACCGCATTTTTCGTTGCCTCGGAATTTGCCATCGTCAAAGTCAGAAGTTCCCGAATCAATCAACTGATTGAAGAGGGGCATAGAAGCGCCTTGGCCGCCAAGAAAGTGACGACCCATATCGATGAGTATTTGTCAGCATGCCAATTGGGGATTACCGTAACGGCTCTAGGATTAGGGGTGTTGGGTGAACCGACCGTAGAGGCGATATTAAAACCATTGTTCACTAAATGGGGGCTTGAAGAATCCGTAAGTCATATCATATCCTTCGTAATCGCTTTTGGTTCAGTGACTTTTCTTCACGTAGTCGTCGGGGAACTGGCGCCAAAAACCGTAGCGATTCAAAAGGCGGAGGAGGTTACCTTACTTTTCGCAAAACCGTTAATCCTTTTTTACCGTATTTTATACCCGTTCATCTGGTTGCTGAATGGTTCTGCCCGTCTTCTGACAGGCATATTCGGATTAAAGCCTGCTTCTGAGTCGGAAATGGCTCATTCTGAAGAGGAACTGCGCATCATTTTATCGGAAAGCTACAAAAGCGGTGAAATCAATCAATCCGAATACAAATACGTCAATCAAATATTTGAATTCGATGAACGTATAGCGAATGAGATCATGGTCCCCCGTACGGAAATGACCGTTATCGAAAAGGGCATGCCGTTATTGGAAGTTGTTGAACTGATCCAAGAAGAGCAATATACGAGATATCCCGTCATTGATGGTGATAAGGATAATGTCGTGGGCATGGTCAATATCAAACGTCTATATACGGCCACGATTACAGAAGAGAATGTATCGGCATTGACGGTTGATTCGTTTGTGACGCCTGTCATTCGCGTGCTTGAAACGATCGCGATTCATGATCTGCTGCTGAAGATGCAGAAGGAACGGATTCATATGGCTGTATTGACCGATGAATATGGCGGCACGGCAGGCCTTGTTACAGTTGAAGATATACTTGAAGAAATAGTTGGAGAAATTCGTGATGAATTTGACCAGGACGAACGTCCGCTCATTCAAAAAATGGATGAGGGTCATTATCTTTTCGATGCAAAAACCTTGATTGAGGATGTCAATGATACGCTTGCCATCGATTTACCGGAGGAGGATATCGATACACTTGGCGGATGGGTGCTGACTGGAAGGTTCGAAATTGCAGTCGGCGATAAAATGGAGTACGCCGGATATGAATTTACCGTTAAAGAAATGGATGGACACCATGTATTATATGTTGAAGTGAAAAAAATTCAATAA